From Drosophila nasuta strain 15112-1781.00 chromosome X, ASM2355853v1, whole genome shotgun sequence, one genomic window encodes:
- the LOC132796224 gene encoding RING-box protein 1-like, with product MADKKADSKDEQSEKKSGDTLWTGVLLDIQKDICAICRNHLKQLCIDCEAEQGSHVKKLEEMCPEVTGKCNHVFHWHCISPWLKTKSACPLDYRTWEFALHYEMHHNEQ from the exons ATGGCTGATAAGAAAGCTGATTCCAAGGACGAGCAATCCGAAAAG AAGTCGGGCGATACTTTGTGGACGG GTGTCCTGCTCGATATACAAAAGGACATCTGCGCCATCTGTCGCAATCATTTGAAGCAGCTGTGCATCGACTGTGAGGCGGAGCAGGGCAGCCACGTGAAGAAACTCGAAGAGATGTGCCCTGAGGTGACCGGTAAATGTAATCATGTCTTCCACTGGCATTGCATCTCGCCCTGGCTGAAGACCAAATCTGCCTGTCCCCTCGACTATCGCACCTGGGAGTT CGCTCTTCACTACGAGATGCATCACAATGAACAATGA